From the Leptospira congkakensis genome, the window AAAACTTAAACGAAGATGAGAAAGCTGTTTTGGAAATGGAAGTCAAATACGAAGGTTATCTCAAACGAGAATTGGAAACGATTGAATACCGTAAGAAGTTTTTGAACTTTCAAATCCCGAATGATTTTGATTACGCCAGTGTGAAGGGATTGAAAACGGAGGCTGTTGTGAAGTTAGAAAAACACCGTCCTATGAATTTAGAAAATGCTCTTCATATCTCTGGAGTGGATCCCTCTGATGTGGATCTTCTCCTCTATCATTTGGTGGACAGACGATAGAAATCGAATTCTGAAAAAGAATCACAAAGTTATCGATTCAAATTTCTCCTCAATTAAAAAACCAAGAAGGACTCCCCTCTTGGTTTTTGTTTCTCATCTATGAATCTGTTTTTTTGAATTAGAAATCTTTAGGTTCAATCACTGAATCGAAAATGTTTGCTTTTGAAAAACAGACGAAGCAAACTTTTAGCATTCGCAAAGTATACTTTTTATCTTTTAGAATCAAATTTCAAATCCAGCTAAAACCTTCGGCTCATTGTTTTCGGATATACTTCCGTATTAAGCGACCACCAGACTGCGTTTCATAATTAGCAATCTTCAACTACCGTTGGTTCCAAACTTTCAATTTGAAAACTATTTCTATCGATTGGCATATGATCTGCTGAAACTGACTCCAAGCTTTTCTATTCGTAGACAAGCACGTGGGTCTTTTCGAGGATCCAGTTGTCCCCCTGTTTCACGTGAAACGAATGGGATTCCAAACTTCCATCTGCTTTGTATTTCAGTTTGTGAACCCGGCGGTTTTCACCTTGGAAGAATTCTCTTTCCACTAGGTTTCCTTTTGCATCAAACTTGAAATGGATTTCACCAAGACCTTTCTTTTTGTCATCAGTCAGATATTGAATTTGAACATTAGGTCGTTTAGGATCGATTTGAAATCGGAAAGATTCATTGTCTTTAGTTTCTAAGTTTTTACCTTCAGCGGCAAAAATATTTCCTTCACCATCACTCTCGATGGAATAAACAATCAGTAGTCTCCCTTCGCCATCTTTCACATTCATCTTTTTCAAAGCACGACCTTTGAATTGGAAATCTTTTCGTTCGACGAGATGACCACCGTTGTCATAAACTTCTTCGCTCGAAAGTAAACCTTCTGTATAGCGAAAGGTTGTTTTGCCATCACCCTTCCCTTCTTTATCAGAATAAGTTTCACTGATTAATTTTCCGTCACTGTTGTATTCATATTCTGCGACATAAACAACCTGGCCCTCGGCGTTACGAACGATTTCTTTGTTCGGAACTTTTTTAACTTTTTTAAACAAGTAAGCATCTTTGTGGGACCACTTGCCGGGTGTGTAACCTAAAATAGGAAAGGAAAGGATGATTAAAAAACTAATGATTCGAATCATGGAAAAGAGTTCTCCTACAGGAGACATCGGCGAATTCATTTAAAACGATAACGAGATTATGTCAGAAAAAACCATCCAAGAAGAAATCCAAACCATCATCCCAGATTTGTTTCCCAAGTTGGAACAAGAGTTTGATTGGGAATTAGTTAAAAACTTTTATGAGTTTCTGAAACGAGACAACGAGAAAGGTGGATTCTTTTCTCGGAATGATTCAGAGAAGATTCTCGAGAGACATATTATTGAATCTTTGATCTATGTTTGGAAACTGAAAGTAACCGGATATGTTTCACGTGAAACAAATGTAGCGGATGTAGGAACTGGGCCCGGCCTTCCCGGATTTCTCTTTGCACTCTTAAAAAAAGCGCCGCATGCTTTCCTCGTCGATTCACAAAAACGGAAACTAGCACTTCTTGAAACAGAAATTGAAACGGGAAGTCTTTCCAAAGTCAAAAAGCGAGTGGAGTTTATCTACGCACGAACAGAAGAAATTAATTCAAATTTTGATGTAGTCACTTCTAGAGCAATGGTTCCCTATCCATACATCGCAGAAGTAACCACGAGGATGGTGAAGCAAAAAGGAATCTTATGTCCCTTCCTTGCACAACCCTACCAAGATTTGGAAAAAGAAACCGAGGTCTTAAGCAACAATGGTTTCTTTATGAAAAAAGAAATTCCCATTCCCGAATTAGAGTTTGTGGGAAAGAGACATATAAAAATACTACAAAAGAATTCCCTTCCCAAAAAGGGATTCCCCCGCGACTGGAAAGAAATCGTAAAGGAGACGAAAAGCAAGAATGGGTAAAATTGTTTCTATCAGTAATCAAAAAGGTGGAGTCGGTAAAACGACAACAGCGATAAACTTGGCATCCAATCTTGTTGATTTGGGAAAAAAAGTTTTGCTCCTTGATATCGATCCGCAAGGGAACTCAGGTTCTGGACTTGGGTTGGAAGTGCAGTCTTTAAATAAAACTACTTATGAAGTTTTGATTGGTGAACTCTCTGCGAGAGAAGCGGTTCAAAAAACTTTTGTAAACAATTTGGATATCATTCCATCCAACATCAACCTCTCCGGTTTGGAAGTGGATTTTCTTGGGATGGAAAGAAAGGAATTCAAATTGAAAGATGCTTTGGCATCTGTAAAGGAATCGTATGATTATATTCTAATCGATTGCCCTCCATCTCTCGGTGTTCTTACTATCAATGCACTTTGTGCTTCTCAGTCGGTGATGATCACTTTACAAACAGAATACTTTGCTCTCGAAGGACTCTCACAACTCATGCGAATTATTTCTCTCGTGCAATCGCAATGGAATCCATCACTCGCACTCGAAGGAGTACTTCTCACGATGTACGACAAACGAACCAACTTAGCTAACCAAGTGGCAGAAGATGTTCGCAACTATTTCAAAGAGAAAGTATATGAAACTGTTATTCCAAGAAATGTAAAATTATCTGAGGCACCCTCTTTTGGAAAACCAATCAACTACTATGATCCAGATGGTGTGGGTGCAAAAAGTTATAAAAGTTTAGCGGAAGAAATTGTAGGGAAGGCATAAGGTTATGGCACTCGGCAAAGGTAAAGTTTTAGGAAGAGGACTTGGGAATTTAATTCCCGTAAATGAAAACAATGTTGAGATTTCTAAAGACGAACAAAGCGGTCTTAGAGAAATTAAAGTTACAGAAATTTTACCAAACCCACACCAGCCAAGAAAACAATTCTCCGATGCATCCATCCAAGAATTATCCAATACCATTGTAGAACATGGAGTGATCCAACCCATCGTTGTGCAAAAAAATCCTTCGGGATCGGGATTCCTTTTGGTGGCGGGAGAAAGAAGATTACGCGCATGCAAACTTGCTGGCTTTGCAAAAATCCCTGCGATTGTTCGTGATCTTTCCGAAGCGGATATGATGGAACTTGCCCTCATTGAAAACATTCAAAGAGAAAATCTAAATCCGATGGATGAGGCTTTGGCCTATCAAGCAATTATCGACAAACGAGGGTTAAAGGTTACTGACCTTGCGACTCGTGTTGGAAAGAACCGAGCCACCATTTCTAACTTAATTCGCCTCCTCTCTCTTCCTAAATTATTACAAGACCTAGTGAAGGAAGGAAAACTTTCTGAAGGACAGGCCCGCCCTCTTCTCTCCATTCCCGACCCAAAAAAACAATTGGAAGTGGGACAGAAAGTGATCGCTGAAGGATGGAATGTAAGAGAGGTAGAGAACTTTGTCTCGAACCTTTTGCACCCAGATAAAAAATCAAAATCCTCTTCCTTTGGTGCTGATAAACGAGATGCGAGTATTGTAAAACTAGAATCCAAACTCAGAAACAAATACAGTTCCAAAGTGGAAGTGGCCCACAATGAAACCAATGGAAAAGGAAAGATCGTTTTTTCCTACGCCAACTTAAATGACATGGAAAGAATCTTAGAGCAGCTCGGTGTGAAATTGTAATTTCGCTAGTCGTTCGTACAATTCACTTTTTCGAATGAGTTCGTCATGTGTTCCGACGGACTCAATCTCCCCTTCTTTAATTACCACAATCTGATCCGATTTCACAACTGTGGAA encodes:
- a CDS encoding RsmG family class I SAM-dependent methyltransferase; translation: MSEKTIQEEIQTIIPDLFPKLEQEFDWELVKNFYEFLKRDNEKGGFFSRNDSEKILERHIIESLIYVWKLKVTGYVSRETNVADVGTGPGLPGFLFALLKKAPHAFLVDSQKRKLALLETEIETGSLSKVKKRVEFIYARTEEINSNFDVVTSRAMVPYPYIAEVTTRMVKQKGILCPFLAQPYQDLEKETEVLSNNGFFMKKEIPIPELEFVGKRHIKILQKNSLPKKGFPRDWKEIVKETKSKNG
- a CDS encoding ParA family protein; the encoded protein is MGKIVSISNQKGGVGKTTTAINLASNLVDLGKKVLLLDIDPQGNSGSGLGLEVQSLNKTTYEVLIGELSAREAVQKTFVNNLDIIPSNINLSGLEVDFLGMERKEFKLKDALASVKESYDYILIDCPPSLGVLTINALCASQSVMITLQTEYFALEGLSQLMRIISLVQSQWNPSLALEGVLLTMYDKRTNLANQVAEDVRNYFKEKVYETVIPRNVKLSEAPSFGKPINYYDPDGVGAKSYKSLAEEIVGKA
- a CDS encoding ParB/RepB/Spo0J family partition protein; the protein is MALGKGKVLGRGLGNLIPVNENNVEISKDEQSGLREIKVTEILPNPHQPRKQFSDASIQELSNTIVEHGVIQPIVVQKNPSGSGFLLVAGERRLRACKLAGFAKIPAIVRDLSEADMMELALIENIQRENLNPMDEALAYQAIIDKRGLKVTDLATRVGKNRATISNLIRLLSLPKLLQDLVKEGKLSEGQARPLLSIPDPKKQLEVGQKVIAEGWNVREVENFVSNLLHPDKKSKSSSFGADKRDASIVKLESKLRNKYSSKVEVAHNETNGKGKIVFSYANLNDMERILEQLGVKL